A stretch of the Ammoniphilus sp. CFH 90114 genome encodes the following:
- a CDS encoding DNA polymerase IV produces MFDYSQMPQRSILMLDAKSFYASAHCSLLGLDPLTAYLAVVGDPERSGSIVLAASAALKRDFGVKNVSRFFELPQDPRIQVVKARMSKYLEISLELTKILGRFSPFDSILQYSVDEAWIDITGTEKLFGDKWFVARKIKQTIWEELRIPVAIGIGPNMLLAKVCLDLDAKKAPEGIAEWTFEDLPSRLWPHPVKDMWGIGSRMERNLNRMGIRTVGQLAGFESALLEKRFGIMGVQMYNHAWGIDFSRVQPNYNQTHKSYGNGITLLRDYVLPSEIKIVIRELCDEVTSRARKDRMAGRTISLGIGYSNGYEGGFSRSLSIDTPTNLEDEVYNVCLQLFNTHYTLGTEVRNIYVALSNLTPDQEVQLDMFSFKTREKKRNLAFAVDQIRDVFGSTSIIKASSLVEGGIALERSAKIGGHYG; encoded by the coding sequence ATGTTTGATTATAGTCAAATGCCCCAGCGCTCGATCCTCATGCTAGATGCCAAGAGCTTTTATGCTTCTGCCCATTGCTCCTTGCTTGGGCTAGATCCTCTTACTGCATATTTAGCTGTGGTTGGTGACCCCGAGCGAAGCGGCTCTATCGTTCTCGCTGCATCAGCAGCGTTAAAGAGAGATTTTGGCGTTAAGAACGTCTCGCGCTTCTTTGAACTGCCTCAGGATCCTCGAATCCAAGTTGTCAAAGCTAGGATGTCGAAATACCTAGAGATTAGTTTAGAGTTAACCAAAATTTTGGGGCGCTTTTCCCCATTCGATAGCATTTTACAGTACTCCGTAGATGAGGCCTGGATCGATATCACCGGAACAGAAAAGTTGTTTGGTGATAAGTGGTTTGTGGCAAGAAAAATTAAGCAAACGATCTGGGAAGAATTACGTATTCCCGTGGCCATTGGCATAGGTCCCAATATGCTCCTGGCCAAGGTCTGCTTGGACTTAGATGCCAAAAAAGCGCCAGAAGGAATTGCCGAGTGGACTTTCGAAGATCTTCCTTCAAGATTATGGCCTCATCCCGTTAAGGACATGTGGGGAATTGGATCCCGAATGGAGCGAAATCTAAACCGGATGGGCATTCGTACTGTCGGCCAATTAGCAGGCTTTGAATCCGCTTTACTCGAGAAGCGATTCGGCATTATGGGCGTCCAGATGTATAACCACGCTTGGGGAATTGACTTCTCCCGTGTACAGCCTAACTACAACCAAACGCATAAGAGCTACGGAAATGGAATTACATTGCTTCGAGATTATGTATTACCCTCCGAAATTAAGATTGTTATCCGTGAACTGTGCGATGAAGTAACGAGTCGGGCTCGTAAAGATCGAATGGCTGGCAGAACGATTTCTTTAGGAATTGGATACTCAAACGGTTACGAAGGAGGCTTCTCCCGGTCTTTATCTATTGATACGCCTACGAATCTAGAAGATGAAGTATACAACGTTTGCCTGCAACTGTTTAATACCCACTATACATTAGGGACAGAAGTCCGCAACATCTATGTGGCCCTGTCTAATCTTACCCCAGACCAAGAAGTACAGTTGGATATGTTCAGTTTTAAGACACGGGAAAAAAAGAGAAATTTAGCCTTTGCCGTAGATCAGATTCGAGATGTGTTCGGATCTACCTCCATTATTAAGGCCTCAAGCTTAGTAGAAGGAGGGATCGCGCTAGAACGAAGCGCAAAGATTGGAGGGCACTATGGATAG
- a CDS encoding SLC13 family permease, with translation MTWEIALVILVVIIMLYFLIREISRPEFVIFCALAFLLLTGILSPTDALRGFSNEGMLTVAFLFIVAGAVQQSGLIGQIVMKSLGSGKNTRKALVRMMFPVSALSGFLNNTPIVVLFTPIIRKWCRDNNISPSKFLLPLSYATIFGGTITLIGTSTNLLVHGMMIEQGMKGFSMFQLGMVGIPACIAGLVYMGTIGYRLLPSRKTSEESFSESTREYLSEALVLKDSPIIGKTVEEAGLRHLEGLYLIEIIRNGHRIAPVQTDRTLWEGDRLIFTGLVSTIVDLQRIKGLKIETGIELKLDDLHNGNAFLVEAVVSHQSSIINQTVKESSFRGKYGAGVIAVHRNQERINSKVGDILFKPGDTLLLLAGKQFMKRWLNSGDFYLISPVPQPERTDPKKGTLSIIVLLIMVILATFEILSMFKAAVLAVITLFITKAITFEAAKKHIHFNVLIMIASAIGIGIAIDKTGTAAWIATSFIHITKSLGVVGMLACVYLITTFFTEIITNNAAAVLMFPISQAIALQTGADPTAFFVTITIAASASFATPIGYQTNLIVYGPGGYRFSDYLKVGIPLNLLYMFITVTTVAFLWL, from the coding sequence ATGACATGGGAGATTGCCTTGGTTATTCTTGTCGTAATTATCATGCTTTACTTCTTAATACGAGAGATATCCAGGCCCGAATTTGTGATTTTTTGTGCATTGGCCTTCCTTCTCCTCACTGGGATATTAAGCCCAACTGATGCATTGAGAGGATTCTCCAATGAAGGCATGTTAACCGTTGCTTTTCTATTCATCGTTGCAGGAGCTGTACAACAAAGTGGCCTGATTGGGCAAATTGTAATGAAGTCACTAGGTTCCGGCAAAAACACTCGCAAAGCGCTTGTCCGCATGATGTTCCCCGTTTCAGCTCTGTCTGGATTCCTAAACAATACTCCAATTGTAGTCTTATTTACACCCATAATCCGAAAATGGTGTCGGGACAACAATATCTCCCCATCCAAATTCTTGCTTCCTTTATCCTACGCTACGATATTCGGAGGGACGATTACGCTTATCGGTACCTCAACCAATTTACTTGTCCACGGAATGATGATTGAACAGGGGATGAAAGGCTTTAGTATGTTTCAGTTAGGCATGGTAGGGATACCTGCCTGTATAGCTGGCCTCGTCTATATGGGAACGATCGGTTACCGGTTGCTACCGTCTCGTAAAACCTCCGAAGAATCTTTTAGCGAGAGTACGAGGGAATACTTGTCAGAAGCGCTTGTACTAAAGGATTCTCCTATCATCGGTAAAACGGTTGAGGAAGCGGGACTCAGGCATCTAGAGGGGTTATATCTAATTGAGATCATCCGCAATGGACATCGGATTGCTCCCGTTCAAACGGACCGCACTCTCTGGGAAGGTGACAGGCTTATTTTCACCGGATTGGTTTCGACTATCGTCGACCTTCAAAGGATTAAAGGACTTAAAATTGAGACCGGAATTGAACTGAAACTAGACGACCTACACAATGGGAATGCCTTTTTAGTAGAGGCTGTGGTCTCGCACCAGTCTTCTATTATAAACCAAACCGTAAAAGAGAGTAGTTTTAGAGGTAAATATGGAGCGGGGGTCATTGCTGTCCACCGTAACCAAGAACGAATTAACAGTAAAGTTGGGGACATTCTGTTTAAACCTGGTGACACCTTGCTTCTCCTAGCCGGGAAACAATTTATGAAGCGTTGGCTCAATTCTGGTGATTTTTATCTGATTTCACCAGTGCCACAGCCTGAAAGGACTGACCCTAAAAAGGGAACGCTATCCATCATCGTCTTGCTTATTATGGTTATACTTGCAACTTTTGAGATTCTATCTATGTTTAAAGCCGCAGTACTCGCCGTGATTACTTTATTTATCACGAAGGCGATCACCTTCGAAGCAGCTAAAAAACATATACATTTTAACGTGTTAATTATGATAGCTAGCGCAATTGGAATAGGGATTGCTATCGATAAAACGGGAACTGCTGCATGGATTGCCACATCCTTTATCCATATCACGAAAAGCCTTGGTGTCGTTGGCATGCTTGCTTGTGTTTACCTAATTACCACTTTTTTCACAGAAATTATTACGAATAATGCAGCCGCTGTCCTCATGTTTCCCATCTCACAGGCCATTGCCCTGCAAACAGGTGCGGATCCCACGGCCTTCTTCGTTACCATTACCATCGCAGCATCTGCAAGCTTTGCCACGCCAATCGGGTACCAAACCAATCTCATCGTCTACGGACCCGGAGGTTATCGATTCTCAGATTACTTAAAAGTAGGGATCCCTTTAAATCTCTTATATATGTTTATCACGGTTACGACAGTAGCCTTCCTCTGGTTATAA
- a CDS encoding divergent polysaccharide deacetylase family protein — translation MRKPLNRLAVLFYFLVLCLNQTVPSFAEEEKSRKVAIVIDDFGNDMLGTEEILQLDIPLTVAVMPFLPTTKRDAEWAYKRGHEVFIHLPMEPRRGKKSWLGPGAITTDLSDEEIRKRVNQAVDQVPHATGMNNHMGSKATADSRVMRIVLEVCKERNLIYLDSKTTHKSVIPELAKEIGVPLIENHIFLDDIYKTSHIDKQFRILLKHIQHHPECIAIGHVGPPGKKTAAVLKKHIPDIQKEAEFVFVSTLVKPMFQLDLN, via the coding sequence ATGAGAAAACCACTGAACAGACTTGCGGTTTTGTTCTACTTTTTGGTTTTATGTCTAAACCAAACGGTTCCTTCATTTGCAGAGGAGGAAAAGTCTAGAAAAGTGGCTATTGTTATTGATGACTTCGGTAATGACATGTTGGGGACAGAGGAAATTCTTCAGCTGGATATACCATTAACCGTAGCTGTTATGCCGTTCTTGCCTACTACCAAACGTGATGCTGAATGGGCCTATAAGCGGGGACATGAAGTGTTCATTCATCTCCCTATGGAGCCAAGAAGAGGGAAAAAGAGTTGGTTAGGTCCAGGAGCCATTACGACAGACCTAAGCGATGAGGAGATCCGAAAGCGAGTTAATCAAGCGGTAGATCAAGTTCCTCATGCCACAGGGATGAATAACCATATGGGTTCAAAAGCCACCGCAGACTCGAGGGTCATGAGAATTGTCTTAGAAGTCTGTAAGGAGCGCAACCTTATCTATCTTGACAGTAAAACCACTCATAAAAGCGTCATTCCTGAACTAGCTAAGGAGATCGGAGTACCATTAATAGAAAATCATATTTTTCTTGATGATATATACAAGACATCCCATATAGATAAGCAATTCCGCATACTTCTAAAACATATTCAGCATCATCCTGAGTGTATCGCTATTGGACATGTCGGACCTCCAGGAAAAAAAACAGCGGCTGTCCTCAAGAAACATATTCCTGATATACAAAAGGAGGCTGAATTTGTCTTTGTTTCAACGTTAGTAAAACCCATGTTTCAACTAGACCTAAATTGA
- a CDS encoding MerR family transcriptional regulator, which produces MYPIKKVSELTGIPAVTIRAWERRYGLGPSERTEGGHRLYSENDVLDLKWLKKQTEEVGVNISQAVQLLAQRKQQAEKAVTSSSSRELQELDLKRMDTLYESLIALDSNKASEALELSFAVWPIETVLQNVLPQLLHRIGDEWEKGNISVAQEHFASNWIMHRISHLLRVFPVDKTYPRALALCPPGEHHQVGLLLFTLFLRRKGMDVVYLGPDTPENGLDKVITDLNIGLVCISITRPDLQRAVRELISQLTTEHPGLKFVIGGQGMLNAPESLQNWNIGHSSALWDQWFDLEWMR; this is translated from the coding sequence GTGTATCCAATTAAAAAAGTCTCTGAGTTAACAGGAATACCTGCAGTAACGATTCGCGCCTGGGAGAGACGTTATGGTCTTGGACCTTCAGAACGAACGGAGGGTGGCCATCGTCTTTATTCTGAGAACGATGTATTAGATTTGAAGTGGTTAAAGAAACAAACCGAAGAAGTCGGAGTCAATATCAGCCAAGCCGTTCAGCTTCTTGCTCAAAGAAAACAGCAAGCTGAAAAAGCGGTAACCAGCAGTTCAAGCAGGGAATTACAGGAATTGGACTTAAAACGCATGGATACGTTATATGAATCTCTTATTGCGTTGGATTCCAATAAGGCGAGCGAGGCCCTAGAGCTATCCTTCGCGGTTTGGCCCATCGAAACCGTCCTACAAAACGTGCTGCCACAGCTCTTGCATCGGATCGGAGACGAATGGGAAAAGGGGAATATCTCCGTTGCTCAGGAGCACTTCGCGAGTAACTGGATTATGCACCGAATCAGCCACCTTCTACGTGTCTTTCCGGTTGATAAGACCTATCCGCGCGCACTAGCTCTGTGTCCACCTGGTGAACATCACCAAGTCGGGTTGCTGTTGTTCACTCTGTTTTTACGGAGAAAAGGCATGGACGTCGTATATCTGGGACCAGATACTCCTGAAAACGGATTAGATAAAGTCATTACAGACTTGAATATTGGTTTAGTCTGTATTTCCATTACTAGACCTGATTTACAGAGGGCCGTAAGGGAGCTCATTAGCCAATTAACAACCGAACATCCTGGACTTAAGTTTGTTATAGGGGGTCAAGGGATGTTGAACGCTCCTGAGTCTCTACAGAACTGGAATATCGGTCATTCGTCTGCACTCTGGGATCAATGGTTTGATTTGGAGTGGATGCGATAA
- a CDS encoding WYL domain-containing protein, which produces MLVDLDRYVSSGQPLEMIYLDRQGRITQRQILPYSITGDQMKAYCLTRRAIRSFLINHILSILPAKHA; this is translated from the coding sequence ATGCTCGTTGATCTTGATCGTTATGTATCTTCTGGTCAACCACTCGAGATGATTTATCTCGATCGCCAAGGTCGAATCACCCAACGTCAAATTCTACCTTACTCTATCACAGGAGATCAGATGAAGGCTTACTGCTTAACCCGCAGAGCCATTCGATCCTTCTTAATTAACCATATATTGTCCATTCTTCCCGCTAAACACGCGTAG
- a CDS encoding ferritin-like domain-containing protein, which produces MNLNEQMGQVGVPNPDITRIMTNMSNFQGEFNLTKSGFNPQMPGHQTAHHMILRQQPRTVKQIGAGIGLPYETRLEMALMLDDHQCALTVALHQYNKHHWLTEGAEAFLSLHELLNEHREKTVKHIDMVGERVARLGGVPTAHPVTQHELSYIKHEVEGRYTVRDFIRNDLEHELKLQEMLRRTIARAETLHDFGTSEVLQEVLTDREDFGYHLYSVLEDDTLVRGMTHLIDGSGDMAGDRPMNPNTKLQ; this is translated from the coding sequence ATGAATTTGAATGAACAAATGGGACAAGTAGGCGTACCTAATCCAGATATCACAAGGATTATGACGAATATGAGTAACTTCCAAGGTGAGTTTAACTTAACCAAATCGGGGTTCAATCCCCAAATGCCTGGACACCAAACCGCTCACCACATGATTTTGCGGCAACAACCAAGAACAGTTAAACAGATTGGAGCAGGCATTGGGCTTCCTTATGAAACAAGATTAGAAATGGCCCTCATGCTTGATGACCACCAGTGTGCCCTAACTGTAGCCCTGCATCAATACAATAAACACCATTGGCTTACAGAAGGAGCAGAAGCTTTTCTCAGTCTTCATGAACTCCTAAACGAACATCGTGAAAAAACGGTGAAGCACATTGATATGGTAGGTGAAAGGGTAGCTCGATTAGGAGGAGTACCAACCGCTCATCCGGTAACGCAACATGAGCTATCTTACATTAAGCACGAGGTAGAAGGAAGGTATACCGTTCGTGATTTCATTCGAAATGATTTGGAGCATGAACTTAAGCTGCAAGAAATGTTAAGAAGAACCATTGCTCGTGCTGAGACATTACACGACTTCGGAACTTCAGAGGTCCTGCAAGAAGTGTTAACAGACCGAGAGGACTTCGGCTACCACCTATACAGTGTGCTTGAAGACGATACATTAGTTCGGGGCATGACACACCTAATTGACGGCAGTGGGGATATGGCAGGAGATCGTCCTATGAACCCAAACACCAAACTACAATAA
- a CDS encoding ABC transporter substrate-binding protein, with product MKKFLSLTTMGAMLFLAACGNQPAPTAGNDAAPAEKVVKIGITQIVEHPSLDEGRKGFLAALKDAGYEEGKNLKVDVQIAQGDMNNNITIAQKLVNDKNDLILAIATPSAQAAAKAAQDIPVVFTAVTDPLGAKLVSQVDKPGSNVTGMSDTHPDGIKSTIGAIKQFFPEAKKVGLIYNSGEQNSVYNIESAKKAITSLGMEAVDATAATSSEVQQAAESLVGRVDAIAYFKDNTVASALEAVIQVANQNKLPFFAGDADSVKRGVFAGSGVEEFDIGYKAGEMAIEILKGKNPGDISVGFPDKTDLYINLKAAKDAGIEVTEEMKKNAIIIE from the coding sequence ATGAAGAAGTTTTTATCATTAACCACAATGGGAGCTATGCTATTTCTTGCGGCTTGTGGAAACCAACCTGCACCTACTGCAGGTAACGATGCAGCACCAGCAGAGAAGGTTGTAAAGATTGGTATTACACAAATTGTAGAGCATCCTTCGCTTGATGAAGGAAGAAAGGGATTCTTGGCTGCACTTAAGGACGCAGGGTATGAAGAAGGTAAGAATCTAAAGGTCGATGTACAGATTGCACAAGGGGATATGAACAATAACATTACCATTGCGCAGAAACTTGTTAATGACAAGAATGACCTGATCTTAGCTATCGCTACCCCAAGTGCGCAAGCCGCTGCAAAGGCCGCACAAGATATTCCAGTTGTGTTCACTGCCGTGACGGATCCTCTGGGTGCTAAGCTAGTTTCTCAAGTGGATAAGCCTGGTTCGAATGTAACCGGTATGTCTGACACGCATCCTGATGGAATTAAGAGCACCATCGGAGCGATCAAACAATTCTTCCCTGAAGCGAAGAAGGTTGGGCTTATCTACAATAGTGGTGAACAGAACTCTGTATACAACATAGAGAGTGCGAAGAAAGCTATAACATCCCTAGGAATGGAAGCTGTTGACGCTACTGCAGCTACAAGCTCTGAAGTTCAACAAGCCGCTGAATCTTTAGTGGGACGAGTAGATGCCATCGCGTACTTCAAGGACAATACAGTTGCATCTGCTTTAGAAGCCGTTATCCAAGTGGCGAATCAGAATAAGCTGCCGTTCTTTGCAGGGGACGCTGACTCGGTTAAACGAGGAGTATTTGCCGGATCAGGTGTCGAAGAGTTTGACATCGGGTACAAGGCAGGAGAGATGGCGATTGAGATACTTAAAGGGAAAAATCCCGGAGATATCTCTGTAGGATTCCCAGACAAGACGGATCTTTACATTAACCTAAAGGCCGCTAAGGATGCTGGAATCGAAGTAACGGAAGAAATGAAGAAGAATGCTATCATCATTGAGTAA
- a CDS encoding helix-turn-helix domain-containing protein: protein MYPREIIVKLGMSEYILWRYLEQRQFVIPSMDEMVNHFGRHRRTIKTWLKNLKENGYIQGKKVH, encoded by the coding sequence ATGTACCCTCGTGAGATCATAGTAAAGCTCGGTATGAGCGAATATATCCTTTGGCGTTATCTGGAACAACGACAATTTGTCATTCCATCTATGGATGAAATGGTCAACCATTTTGGTAGACATCGTCGAACCATAAAGACATGGTTAAAGAATTTAAAAGAGAACGGCTATATCCAAGGGAAAAAGGTTCACTAA
- the aspA gene encoding aspartate ammonia-lyase, whose product MIKTEFRLEKDFLGEKEVPLEAYYGIQTLRAVENFPITGYRIHGELIKALAIVKKAAAEANMEVSRLNPRLGAVIVQAAEEIIAGQWHEQFIVDPIQGGAGTSINMNANEVIANRAIELLGGVKGDYFSLSPNTHVNMSQSTNDAFPTAVRIAILSLVDQLLNTMEFMLSTFQAKAKEFDAVIKMGRTHLQDAVPIRLGQEFEAYSKAIARDMKRIRKTREHLYEVNMGATAVGTGLNADPRYITRVVELLAESSGYPLVLADHLIDATQNTDVYAEVSASLKVCMINMSKIANDLRLMASGPRTGLGEINLPARQPGSSIMPGKVNPVMCEVINQVAFQVMGNDHTICLAAEAGQLELNVMEPVLFFNLIQSLSIMNQAFDVFTRHCLEGIEANVERCKEYVERSVGIITALNPHLGYETAARIAREAIETGKSVRELCLLYNVLSEEELQIILDPYEMTYPGIAGASLKER is encoded by the coding sequence ATGATAAAGACAGAATTTCGATTGGAAAAGGATTTTCTTGGTGAGAAAGAGGTTCCTCTAGAAGCTTATTATGGAATTCAAACCTTACGAGCTGTGGAGAACTTTCCTATCACGGGATATCGGATTCACGGTGAATTAATTAAGGCGCTTGCGATTGTTAAGAAGGCGGCTGCAGAGGCTAATATGGAGGTCTCTCGATTGAATCCTAGACTGGGAGCTGTGATTGTACAGGCAGCCGAAGAAATTATTGCCGGACAATGGCATGAGCAGTTTATTGTTGACCCGATACAGGGTGGTGCAGGTACTTCCATTAATATGAATGCCAATGAGGTCATCGCCAATCGGGCAATTGAATTATTGGGCGGGGTTAAAGGGGATTATTTCAGCTTAAGCCCGAATACGCATGTGAATATGTCTCAATCTACGAATGATGCTTTTCCTACTGCTGTTCGGATTGCCATCCTCTCCCTCGTTGATCAACTCTTGAACACGATGGAGTTTATGTTAAGTACGTTCCAAGCGAAGGCGAAGGAATTTGATGCTGTTATTAAGATGGGAAGAACACATCTTCAGGATGCAGTACCTATCCGTTTAGGACAAGAATTCGAGGCTTATTCAAAAGCGATAGCTAGAGATATGAAGCGTATTCGCAAAACCCGTGAGCATCTCTATGAGGTGAATATGGGAGCTACGGCAGTAGGGACAGGTCTGAACGCGGATCCACGCTATATCACCCGAGTGGTTGAACTCTTAGCAGAAAGCAGTGGATACCCACTTGTCCTTGCGGATCATCTTATTGATGCTACTCAGAATACGGATGTTTATGCAGAAGTTTCTGCTAGTCTGAAAGTATGTATGATTAATATGTCCAAGATTGCCAACGACCTGCGATTAATGGCTTCTGGTCCACGCACAGGACTTGGAGAAATCAACTTGCCAGCTAGACAGCCTGGTTCCTCCATCATGCCTGGTAAAGTGAATCCTGTCATGTGTGAAGTAATTAATCAAGTCGCGTTCCAAGTTATGGGGAACGACCATACAATTTGTCTTGCAGCTGAAGCAGGACAACTTGAATTAAATGTGATGGAACCTGTTCTATTTTTCAACCTAATTCAGTCTCTTAGCATCATGAATCAAGCTTTTGATGTCTTTACTCGTCATTGTCTAGAAGGAATTGAGGCAAATGTGGAGCGATGCAAAGAATATGTAGAGCGAAGTGTTGGCATTATTACAGCTCTTAACCCGCACTTAGGTTATGAGACGGCAGCCAGGATTGCCAGGGAAGCGATCGAAACGGGTAAGTCCGTTAGAGAATTATGTTTGCTTTATAATGTATTAAGTGAAGAAGAACTGCAAATTATTCTTGATCCTTATGAGATGACTTATCCGGGTATTGCAGGAGCGTCGTTAAAGGAAAGGTAG
- a CDS encoding PLDc N-terminal domain-containing protein has product MLFIMAAFFIFNIVTSIWAYRDSLRKGNSKEYSVIVLIGTLFFPIIGLIIYFIIRNDR; this is encoded by the coding sequence ATGCTGTTTATTATGGCAGCTTTTTTTATTTTTAATATTGTAACGAGTATTTGGGCTTATCGGGATTCTTTAAGAAAAGGAAACAGTAAAGAATACTCTGTTATCGTGCTGATAGGAACACTCTTTTTCCCGATCATTGGGCTTATTATTTATTTTATCATTCGAAACGATAGATGA
- a CDS encoding nitronate monooxygenase family protein, with translation MTPEVPIIQGGMGVAVSLSGLASAVANAGGIGIISGTGIPIEEMRSHIRRARELTQSKGYIGVNVLFAMKEFAETVKAAMEEKVDFIISGAGFSRDMYSWGKEYGVPVISIVSSAKFAKLAERLGAAAIVVEGHEAGGHLGTERPLFDILPEVIEAVDIPVIAAGGILTGADIARAFELGASGVQMGTRFVASEECDAHPAFKQKYIECQEGETVLVKTTVGLEGRAIRNHFIEKVCEGSKMKIEKCRQCLKSCSYQFCTLDSLIRSVKGDVEEGLVFAGARVHEIKEILPVKTIMDNLISELKISLVPTPTP, from the coding sequence ATGACTCCAGAGGTACCTATTATACAGGGGGGCATGGGGGTTGCTGTGTCTCTGAGCGGTCTTGCCTCGGCTGTGGCTAATGCTGGAGGCATAGGCATCATTTCCGGAACGGGAATTCCAATCGAAGAGATGAGATCTCATATTCGACGCGCAAGGGAATTGACTCAAAGCAAAGGATATATTGGAGTGAACGTTTTGTTTGCGATGAAGGAGTTTGCCGAAACCGTCAAGGCAGCCATGGAAGAGAAGGTGGATTTTATTATTTCCGGAGCTGGCTTCTCGCGAGATATGTATAGCTGGGGAAAAGAATACGGTGTTCCTGTCATCTCCATCGTCTCGTCTGCGAAATTTGCGAAGTTAGCGGAAAGACTAGGAGCGGCTGCGATCGTTGTAGAAGGTCATGAAGCCGGGGGGCATTTGGGGACAGAACGCCCATTATTTGATATCTTACCTGAGGTTATTGAAGCCGTTGACATTCCGGTTATAGCAGCGGGAGGAATCCTAACAGGCGCCGACATCGCTAGAGCGTTTGAATTGGGCGCATCTGGCGTACAGATGGGTACAAGGTTCGTGGCTAGTGAAGAATGCGATGCACACCCAGCCTTCAAGCAAAAATATATTGAGTGCCAAGAAGGGGAAACGGTACTCGTTAAAACGACCGTTGGATTAGAAGGTCGAGCCATCCGCAACCACTTCATCGAGAAGGTCTGCGAAGGTTCTAAAATGAAGATAGAAAAGTGCCGTCAGTGCCTTAAATCCTGCTCTTACCAATTTTGCACATTAGATTCCCTAATCCGATCTGTAAAAGGAGATGTGGAGGAAGGTCTCGTTTTTGCAGGTGCGAGGGTCCACGAAATAAAAGAAATACTCCCGGTGAAGACCATCATGGATAACCTTATCAGTGAACTAAAAATATCCTTGGTGCCAACACCTACACCATAA
- a CDS encoding spore coat protein: protein MRWAAHEFLETQEALRSKAATIELYGALMGMTQDAHLRDILQNQQRREIQAYQQGVNLLLGKGVQMQAPHTPQMNVYEQPQVGLQQPTMSAPNPQATKLSDMSISTVLLNLHKSGAAVAMLWACECVDPQVRTYHATCANVCQEMAYELWQFMNYKGYYQAPQLADHTMNTMIRPFQGQNMTSMMM, encoded by the coding sequence ATGCGTTGGGCAGCACACGAATTTTTAGAAACTCAAGAAGCACTTCGAAGCAAGGCAGCGACAATTGAACTGTATGGAGCATTGATGGGAATGACACAAGATGCTCACCTTCGAGATATCCTTCAAAATCAACAACGTCGTGAGATTCAAGCTTATCAGCAAGGCGTAAACTTGCTGCTTGGCAAAGGGGTCCAAATGCAAGCACCACATACTCCACAGATGAACGTATATGAGCAGCCACAAGTTGGCTTACAGCAACCTACCATGTCCGCTCCGAACCCACAAGCGACGAAGCTATCGGATATGTCCATCTCTACCGTATTATTAAATTTGCATAAATCAGGGGCAGCGGTGGCTATGTTATGGGCTTGTGAGTGTGTAGATCCTCAAGTCCGTACTTACCACGCAACTTGTGCAAACGTCTGCCAAGAAATGGCCTATGAATTATGGCAATTCATGAATTATAAAGGCTATTACCAAGCTCCGCAGTTAGCTGATCATACCATGAACACAATGATCCGCCCATTCCAGGGACAAAATATGACATCGATGATGATGTAA
- a CDS encoding DUF378 domain-containing protein — protein sequence MGGLNLTALVLIIVGGLNWLLFGLFQWDLVGGLLGGMDGWPARIVYILVGVAAIYSFTLINKVKANS from the coding sequence ATGGGTGGCTTAAATTTAACAGCACTTGTTCTCATTATTGTTGGTGGGTTAAACTGGCTTCTCTTCGGATTATTTCAGTGGGATTTAGTTGGTGGATTGTTAGGAGGAATGGACGGCTGGCCCGCTCGTATTGTCTACATTTTGGTTGGTGTGGCTGCTATCTACTCCTTCACTTTAATTAATAAGGTCAAGGCTAATTCATAA